The nucleotide sequence CGTACGGATAAGCATAAACAGATAGGCAAGATCAAAAGAAGGTTAAAAACATAATATACAGATCAGAGTTCCAAAACACATATATCAAGAtccagactcgacctgcgaagctaaggctggccagagtATGTaactacatatatatatacaacccaaaatatAACTCAAACTACAGAATAAACACATGTTTCtctaagtcaacctctaggagggacaaaatagaaaatatatacGTGAAaattctatatacatatatatacaacctaaaacaaaatataacaTCCCAAAATACAATTCTTCGCTTGTAAGGAGGGTCGCCAGACGCTCAACGAGGTGTCTCTTGACCTGTatctaaaaaataacataaatatgtatggaatgagaatcgggggttctcagcatggtaaatgtgCCCGCATATTTAATATAAAAGGTCCTGAAAAAGCCAAAGGCATTCCTAGAATTCCGACACTCAGATTTCAGCTCAAAGATCCAACTAAATCAGAAATTAagtaagttatctaaggtattcaagTTCTAAATCTAACTTTAACTTAACTCTTCACTTTCTGTCTCCTCCAATCCTCTGAATCACCGGTGGAACACCCCCTTACACCCCCGCCAAGAGGGGTCTCTCAGAAAATATACACATACAATTTAAGTAAGAAAAACACAGATAGAAGTacaattacagcaagtagaacaagtagcagataagcagagttaagcaattaagcaaaccaaaacaatgcatattcaaacaaaacatacaaatgcacatgatgtatgcatgTCCTATGGCTTATGAgtttcatctgtcggttatatagtcaACCCGACATGTGCTGAgagttaaccattggacagtccctctgtgcgTGCATCCCCAAGCTAAAAAATAatatccatggagtcaaactccaaacttaaatagaatattccatggagtcaaactccaaactcaataatattccatgaagtcaaactccaaactcaataatataatattcaaaaTCCATATATATGTATGTCCATGGGGAACCTAAAAAATTAAAGTGTCCGATCACATTttgcgacagagggtcaacaaatagtctcaaaTATACAAGTCACataataatctttttttttttaaacaacacTTCAAATTAAAACTccaatttttatagaaatttcggctgTATCTCTTctaaaacttaaatttttgccgcctttcaagggtcccaaccaccaAATCAATCACCTCTCGACCACTCAAATCATTTTCAGTATCAaatcatttcaaaatcaaaccaattcaagtattaaatcttttttcaaaaataattaaatcaagtgGCTGAAtgttaaaggaaaaaaaaaggaatCCAAAGAAGCCAAAGTCCCTCAAAGAccatcaaaaattaaagaaagaaacatATGGCCCAAGGACTTTAAGCATGCTTCGCCTTGGTAACTAGAAGTcaaaattcaatttgatttaatcACATTGAAAGCTTTACACATTACTTTATGTCTTGGGTAATGGAAGTGGAAATTCAATTTGGTTTAATTCCATTTAATGCTTCGTTCGAaaattttctctttcttctctctcttctctcttgctTTCGTTCACTTCAATCTATCAGAAAAGAAGATAAAAGAAATAAGAAGTCACAGAAAAGACtatgaagaagaaagaatttATTGGCTTTGTGATTCAAGAATTGGAAGTtccaaattaaatcaaagaatttatTGGCAATGGTTGGAGGTACGTAAATTACTGGTTTTATAAAATTTCTAACATGTGGTATCAGACTATCAGTGCAAAATTATTTCTGCCTCTTGTCATCTCAAATTTAATTACTGTGCATTATTTTGATTAAttattttcaaagaaaaaaatgCATAGTATAAATTTTggaataaataagagaaaatcattgaaattaaagttgacgCATCATCAGAAGAGGGAATAATAAATAATACTCCCAGAAGAAATCTTCTAAATTTGTGTCGTAGTTGTTCTTCATAATAACATAATTTTTCGTAATTTCCATAAGTTTTCCTATTCTTGGAAAAAAAGGAGAAAGGGAAGACGCTGGAAGAGAGAAGACCAAAAGAACTTGTTTCAATGGATGAATTTTGTTTGTTATATAATATTGAATGCTTGCTACTTTCACGTTGAAGTTGTTGgacttcaaaatttaaatttgttaTAAAAAATTCAAACTTTGGTAGGAGTGAGGTTTGAACTTGGATCTTCTAAATATTGTCAAAATATTTGTCCACTAGATCATCTTCACTTTTAGCATTGTTTATGTcactaaatttatttatttaataattatatttgcATGCAATATAAATTCTTTCGCTGTATATCATATTGTGATTAATATATGATTTATTGAGAAGTAGCCACAACATccttaataataattatatttaaagaaATCACGGAAATATTAATATGATATATTTGTAATTGTTGTGAATTATATAATGAACTTACCCACAGaaatttattatgttattcacatataattaggttgaaatagaaaatatttttacTTCTTAATTAACCTACAAATATTAAGAAGTAGTATTTTATTTTCTAGTTCCAATACTTTAGTTAATATAGTGAATATTATGTGTGTTAAAATCTTTGTCCACAGGTAGATTTTAATGACACTATGATTCATATTTATTTTGATATGAGTTGCATTGGCATGTATTATCATACGTTATAGATTTTGATGTGCCTATTTAAAGTTGAGTAATGTTAGCGTGATTTATTATTTGCAGCAGTAATGATATCTGAAACTGTATCTGAAGTTCATTTGTTAAGTGGTACAACTATAAAGAATGAAAAAATAAGGTTCTCTTTCACTTAGGGTGTGCAGACCTTGACTATGCTCTTCGTAGGGAAGAGCCTCCGACACCTACTGATGCTAGTTCTCGAGCCGAGGTATCATTATATGAACGGTGGGAGAAATCCAACCGTTTAAGTATGATGTTCATTAAGTCTCGTATCTCAGCTAGTATCCGAGGTTCGATTCCTGATTGCGGGAATGTCAAGGATTATATGAAAGCTATTGATGAACAGTTTGAGTCTTCTAGTAAGGCACTTGCAAGCACCCTAATGGCACAATTGTTATCCATAAGGTTGAGAGACATTGCAGCACAACTGAAAGCCTTAGAGGTTGAGATCTCTGACTCATTTCTGGTACATCTTATTCTGAATTCTCTTCCTACCCAGTATGGACTATTTAAGATTTTTTATAACACACATGCGAAAAAATGGTCCATTAACGAATTACTGGTGATGTGTGTGCAAGAGGAAGGAAGGCTAATTCAAGAATTTGGTGAAAGTGTACTATTAGTGACATATGAGAGTAGTAAAAAGTAAGCTCATCAGAAGAAAGGAAAGGGTATTGCATCTCATCCTATGAAGAAAGAAGGTGCACggtattttttttgtaaaaagaaaggacacatgaagaaggagtgcccaaaatttaaattttggctTGAAAAGAAAGGTACTAACCTTTGTGATTTTATTCCTTCGGTCTGTTTTGAATATAATTTTGTTGAAATATGTCGTGACACTTAGTGAATTGATTTTGATGCtgaaattcatatttcaaataCCATGCAGGGTTTCATAAGGAAAAGGAAACTGATAGGAAGTGAACTGAGCATCTATATGGGCAATCGAATTCACGTGTAGAAGCTGTTGGAACATTTTGGCTTGTATTAAGTATTGGTTGTATTTTAGATTTAGAAAAAACTTTTTATATTCcagatttttctaaaaatttaatttctttatcTAAGCTTGTAAAACAAGGattatgtataaatttttatgatgattctgttgatattattaaaaattctaatattattgGACGTGGTACTTTAATTGGTGATTTATTTAAAGTCCTTTTAGCTAATAATATTCCATCTAATTTTATGGTTATGCATGGTAATGGTATGAATGAAAAATCCTCTATGTTGTGCCATCGAAGGTTGGGACACATCTCCATTGAGAGAATGAAGAAATTAGTAAGTGATGGGATTCTTGAACCTCTAAACATTACTGATTTTGATACTTGTGTGGATTGAATTAAGGGGAAGCAAACCAAAAAGTCTCAAAAGGATGCTAAGAGGAGCTCTGACATATTAGAAATAATTTACACTGACATATGTTGTCCTGATATATCTTTAAGTGGTCAGAAATACTTCATCtcctttattgatgattattcatgaTATATGTATCTCTATATGCTTCATAATAAATATGAGGCATTGGACGCTTTTAAAGTTTATAAAGTTGAAGTAGAGAAATAATGCGAAAATCAAATTAAGATCGTGAGATCGGATAGAGGTGGAGAATTCTACGGGAGATATACTGAAAGTGGACAAACACTTGGTCCATTTGCAAAGTATCTTCAAGAGCATGGTATTGTGACACAATACACCATGCCTGGCACACCAGATCAAAATGGTGTAGCTGAAAGAAGAAATAGGACTTTGCTGGATATGGTGAGGAGTATGCTTAGCAACTCCAATCTTCCTTTATCCTTGTGGAGTGAAGCCCTTAAGACAACCAcgtatatattaaatagaattccAACAAAGGCAGTTTCTaaaatgccatttgagctatgaAAAGGTTGGAAACCTAGTTTGAATCATATACGCATTTAGGGTTGTCCTGTTAATGTTCGGATTTATAGTCCACAAGAAAGGAAGTTGGACCCAAGGATGATAAGTGCTTATTTTATCGACTTTGCAGAAAAGTCTAAGGGTTACAGATTTTATTGTCCCTCCCATTCAAGTAAAATAGTTGACTCTAGAAATGCAAAGTTTTTAGAGCATGATGTAAAAAGGAGGAGAAATCATCCTATTAAAATTATTGAGAATGATAATGTTTGTCAAACCTCTCCATGTACAAGAGTGATTGTTCAATATAATGCCCATACAGATAGGGTCAATGTAGAATAACCTATTGCTGATGTTCTACATCATGAAGAAAATATTCAAGTAGATTATATGGTGGAGGATCAAACTCTTCATAATTAAAATATTGTTCAAGAACATATTGCTCAAGAGCAACTTCAAGAAGAAGGAGAACCTGTTATGACACTACTTTTACAAGAGATTGATGATGTAACATTAAAAAGATCAACAAGAATAATAAAGCCTGCAATTTCTAGTGACTATGTAATGTATCTTACTGAGTCTGACTATGATGTTTGTGATAAAAATGACCCAACGATGTTTTCACAAGTAATGGAAAGTCGTAATTCCAATTTATGGCTAGATGCTATGAAAGATGAAATGAATTTTATGACAAATAATCAAGTTTGGGATCTTGTAGAATTGCCTGATGGAAAAAAGGCCATTAGCTGTAAATGGGTCTTTAAGACTAAGAAGAATTCATCAGGCAATATTGAGCGCTGCAAGGCTTGACTTGTTGCCAAAGGATTTACACAAAGGGAAGGAGTTGactacagaaaaatatttctccTGTTTTAAAGAAAGACTCTTTTCGGATTATTATGGCATTGGTAGCACATTTTGACATATAATtgcatcaaatggatgtgaaaacaACATTTCTTAATGGAGATTTGGAAGAAGAGGTCTATATGAGACAACTCGAAGGGTTTATCTTAAGTGCTGGTAAAGAGTTAGTTTGCAAGCTTAAGAGAGCAATGTATGGTCTTAAGCAGGCTTTTCGACAGTGGTATTTGAAGTTTCACAATGTGATTTCTTTATTTGGATTCATTGAGACTATTTCTGATCAATGTATATGTCACAAGGTTAGTGGGAGCAAGATCATATTTTTCATCTTATATGTAAATGATATTTTGCTTGCAACAAATGATTTAGGGTTGTTACATGAAGTGAAACAATTTCTCTCTAGACATTTTGATATGAAAGATGTGGGTGATGTATCTTATGTCATttaggggtgtccatggatcggatccgatccgcatatccgtGGTGTTTATCCGAATCCAATCCGAAAATTacggatatggatccgatccgcaaggctttcggatcggatcagatcggatccaCACACTAATCgaatcggattgcggattttgtgttggtatctgcatatccgatccgcatatccgcgtatccgcaaaaataaagaaataaataagtaaaatattctttttatgttttattttaactaataattatcatatatgttaaattattttaattttttctcatatctgatccgatccgatccgcggacacccctGATATCATTGGCATAAAGATTCATAGAGATAAACATAAAGGAATTTTAGGTTTATCTCAAAAAGCCTATATTAATAAAGTTCTTGAGTGGTTTAAAATGCAAAATTGTTCACCAAGTGTTGCACCTATTGTGAAAGGTGACAAATTCTTCTTAGATCAATATCCtaaaaatgaacttgaaaagGAACAGATGCAAAATATTCCTTATGCTTCATCCGTTCGAAGCCTAATGTATGCTCAGATCTATACAAGACCTGACATTGCTTTTGCTGGTAGCATGTTAGGAAGATATCAAACTAATCCAGAAATTATCCATTGGAGAGCAACAAAAAAAGTCTTAAGGTATCTTCAAGGGACCAAAGATTTCATGCTTACATATAGACGAACCGATTGTTGGATACTCAGATTCAGACTTGGCGGGATGTGTTGATTCTAGGAAGTCAACGTCAGGATACATTTTTATGCTTGCTGATGGAGCAGTATCTTAAAAGAGTGCAAAACAATCACTTGTGTAATCAGAATTGGGGATCTAAACTTTATAAAGTTTATAAATAATCATATTCTTTCCATAAAAAAACAGACCAACTgtcaatataattaattaataattacaataTTACCCAAACTAATTTCTATATTAATAAATTGGACTACtattagaataaaaattctaACATAATCTACGATTAgtagatataaaaaaaatagttgaCTCACATCAGAGTATTAGTTACAATGCTAAAGTATGAGATTTAACATAATTGACAaaatttgtttttactttttaaactTGACTTATTTAAAAGATTACCTAGTCTAATAATATCTGTTTGTCTCGGTGTGATATATATTGAGAAGAATATATTTAGTAATATTATTTACACAATAATAAATATTGATAAAACTAGGGACAACCATAAAGTTTGGTTGGATTTAGTTGAGTTTTGCAAGAGGTTAGATTTAAACATTATGTCTTTGCATTGGAAGAGGGTCATTCAAGGAAGCAAAATAGTTTTTTCAAAAATGGGtttcaaaactaaaaaataaaataattatgaaatTTGGGCATAAAGAAGAGTGTCAACTTAAATAGTAAACTATGACTACACGtaaatattttt is from Arachis ipaensis cultivar K30076 chromosome B01, Araip1.1, whole genome shotgun sequence and encodes:
- the LOC107647239 gene encoding uncharacterized protein LOC107647239, yielding MISETVSEVHLLSGCADLDYALRREEPPTPTDASSRAEVSLYERWEKSNRLSMMFIKSRISASIRGSIPDCGNVKDYMKAIDEQFESSSKALASTLMAQLLSIRLRDIAAQLKALEVEISDSFLGFIRKRKLIGSELSIYMGNRIHV